In Papaver somniferum cultivar HN1 unplaced genomic scaffold, ASM357369v1 unplaced-scaffold_117, whole genome shotgun sequence, the DNA window CCACCCCCTGTGAAAGGTGAGACACCAGTGACATCTAAATAACATCTTGATCATTCTCTCAATTGTATACCAGAACATCAACAAGCCTCAAAGAATCACATCCACGAGACAAGAAGCCGAAAGCAACTTCACTCCTAGCAGGTACAACAACCTTGTTACAAATGTTAGCGAAAACATCCCGAACCTAGACATGTCTGAATTTCAGCCCCATATCACTGGCACAATGTAATGCATGATCTCCAAAAATTTATATCTCCCTATTACAGCTAGAGCACAAACTATCTTCAATGAAAAGAGGTATACCAAATATGTAACTAACCACGCTCCTGAACTGGTTCGGCTCAAGACTCTAATTAAGCCCACAAATAGGAAAGGCTAGATGATAATATTGATCATCCTTGACCCTATTGAACTTCAACAAAATTGTATCACGTTCTGAAATTTAAAGGGTGGAGGGGATCAGCTTCTTTATAACCTCAAAGTAGGTGACTGCCAGGGATTgcaaggggggggggggagtatCGTTAAACTGATATTTTTTTGCGTATGTTTAGATAATGGGATATATTCTATTGAGCTTTCATCTCATTCCAATTGACATTCTTGCAGATTTCATGAAAATTGGAAGTGGAAGTTGGAAATGTGTAGCTTAGCGATTGTTTTGCTTTCTTGGCATTGTTTTAAATGTAATTCTATATAACTTAAATATATGTTGAGGATGTTGTTAGTGGATTCATTTTCTTTTCTACGAAAATCATGTTGTTGTGTATGGTGgaatatatataataaaaatttatgcataagtctctttccaACCTGTAATGTTTGAGATCTTAATATGGGTTTGATCCTCATAAAAAACTCGGGTGTTACACTTAGAATGGATCCACTTTAGTTCATATACAACCACATTAAGAACATGTAGAGTTAAAATCTTAATTTGAaacaatttttaaagaaaagttgTAATTTTAAATTTCAGAATTTCACTACCTGATGTTATTGCCAAGATCAACAACCTTCGAAGGAGTTTCTTCTTAATATTGGATGTATTGAGAATTCTACATCAGGCGTCTATTTTCTCTCTTATATGTCTAAACTAGAGTGAACGCGACAAGTCCCAATGCAGTTAGGTCTTAGAATTTTAATGACCTTCCTGATAATATATCAAATCCATCGTATCTTAGAAATCTTGAATTCAATAAACGTTTAAATGTCTAAAGTATTTGTGGAAGTTCGATTAGGTAGAAAAATAGTAACAACCAAACCTAAAATATGTTTTCGGGAACTAAGAATAAATTGAAGTTCGGCTATGTTACTTTGAGAAAAGTTGTCGACTTACTGTTTTGCACTTCTTTTTGTCCATCTTTCTGGTGAAGAACTCAGtcgaatatttttttttctttcaaaaattcAAATATAAAAAGTTGAGTTCAGGAGGGAGTCTTTGATTAAACCAAGACGATTCaaaattttaatagtaattagAATATAAGAAACGAAAATTTTGAGATTGTTTTCAGTATCAACCTAAGCAAAACCCGCTAAATTATTAAAATGAGTATTATGTCAAGAAAATTCCATAGAAAGGTCGTTAAACTTTACTTCGCCGTACACTACTAGTGAATACAAACGATAACTGCAACTTGCCTGAGGCTTTCAACCTATACGCAATAATCATAGAAGACTGCTACTTAAACAACTTTGTTTTGGGAGGATCATCTTCCAATGGGTGTGTTCCTCCTTACTTCCTCGGTGGTGTTCTACCTCAATGCTCCCTAGTTATTTGAATTCTTACCtggaaaaaagtaaaaataaaaatttgaaataGACCTTGTAGAGAAATATTTCTTCGTGATAAAAAGTGGTTCCAAAGTCCAGTTCCTATGGAAATtggaaaattttcatttcaaaaataatttaaagataaactaATTAAAAGTAATTAACGATAAACTCTCTATCGACCGATAAACAATAGACTAAGTAATCATCAATTTGTCGCTCAGAAGTTACCAAAAATAAGATATAATATTTTATACTACTAACTTATcctataatatttattttatactaCTAAAATAAGATGTAATATTTGTGAGAATTGAGTATAAAAACACCCAATGATTCAACCCTGATATTCACACTAGTGATTCGAATGAGCGATAGAACGAGGGAGGCCAAAATTAAAGGTTTAATTGAGAGAAAAGTTTCCACAGAATGACCAAGACTTTACTGAtcgctagggctgcacatggtaaGATTTTGTATGGAACCAAACCGAAACCAAAATGAACGGTTTTTTGGTGTCTGAAACTGCACCAAAGCATAAAATAGTCAGTTCAGTTTGGTTTTCCACTTCCATGGTTCGCTACAATACTATCGGTTTTCTAACAATGACAATTTTATTAGTTTTTAGTATCGGGCGGTTAAAATCTTTATATATAATAAAATAGAGTTGAAATTATTATAATATGGAAAGGGGTAAAGTTTAATAATTTTTCCATGTTATAATTAAAAACCATATGCAAATGATAACATACGTAACCTTGGATAAAATATGAGCCATGTCGATATGGACTTACATACATACCGAATTAGATAGTTATGAAAAGATCTAACagatgaaattgaaataatctaaTGGCTCATATTAAACATTTAAAAAAAGATTCTCTTTTTGGTTTGGGTTCACCTTAAGCGAACTAACATCAACGATTTTCACAAAACTTAAACCATTGCAAGTCGTTAGATAACTTCTTTGGTTCACGCTACACTTAAacgtttcacaattttcttcttAGAATGGTTTATGTAGCCCTACCGCTTGGTAAAAActcttcttcaatgggttgtaAATTTTCCAGTTTGTCATATCCATAGAAACGAGCCGAAGGCCTAGAAATTTGTATTGTTGCTCAAGTTTCGTTCCATCATCCATATCATATGGCGTGGAGTATAATGCCTTTAATTCATTTCTTGGCGCTGGTTTTCTCGCGCAGCTAAAATGTTATTTGTGACCTGAGTTTGTCTCGTATTATTTTCGTTGTTCAAAATTTACACTTAAACCCGAACTTCTTTTTGCGATCAAAATTCTCAGTGTGGGATTAGTTCCAAAAATTAGATTTAACCCTAATATTGCCTATGGCTTAGATATTTCCGTGCGAATCCTTGACTTAAAATTTGTCATGTGATCCAAACTTTACATCGTAACCCAAAATATGCCACTCCTTCCAAGAATCTGATGCTTGGTTGATATTTTATGATAGCCTAGTACTTGTTTATAAACCAAACTGAAACTTATAATATATTTATTACGGCTGGTTTCCTTGATTTGATTTATCCATATGTTCCAAGGTATAGAAATTGCtagttaatcaaaaaaaaaaggaaaatttaactaCTGATGGACTTGAAAATTTTCAAATTACATCGTTGTCAATTGTTACaaaagttattttttttcttattttttactgGCGGCATTTGAAACTGACTAAACCAACAAAATCACCAACTCGGTTGGTCCTAACTAACTTGTAAATTGACCGACaaagatttttgaattattttttggCTGATTCAGTCAAAACTGGAAGTAAGCCTGATATTCACCTCTAAGTAAGGAATAAGTTTAAACTTCCAACCACCTATACATTTATACTAACTTACTCatttttttagtttgtttttctttaataTGTCCTCTGAGAGTCGGAAAGTAATTTTGGCACGTGTTATTATTATATTTAGCATGTATGGAAACTTTTCCGGCAACCATTACAACTTTTTAGTTAGGATACGCAGATGAAACAAAATCTTGTGAAATATTAATTTCGGAATCTTCACAGAGATGTAATATTCAAAAGTTTTATCAGTATTGAGAAAAGTAAGATTTtatttaaacaaaaacaaaaacagatcTCACAACAGATTATGTCATAGAAACTGAGGCACGTCATGCCTGATTAATTACTCCTAAAATCCATGTTCACTAGTCCTGAATCTTTCATTCTCCCCAGGATTTCTTATTAATGTCAGATTACTCATTTTGGACCTTATTTAAGGCCACAAGAGATTTAGAGGGTGCACTCACCAAGCATTCTTGAAGAGGTTTGTCGTGTAGTCTCTTCCCTAGCTAACTAATCCTCCTTGGTTAGTTTTTCCTTTCTTCAAGTATTTCTACTAATCAGACTAGATCCTTAATTCTTATATCCTTTAGGATTGAAATATTTGTGAGTTAGAACTTGCTTTCTCTATTCTCTCGTCGGTTTTATTTCATTATTACTCGCAATCAGTATGTTAAAATTTCACTTTCAATATGAAACCATTGTCAACTTTCTTACTACCTTTAGCAATGGCTGCATGGTTTTGCTCCAAATGGCATATCCATTTTCCTCTCTTTCAGTACTcgaaacaaattttttttggtGTCATTTAAAATTTAATTGTTATTGTATACTTTGGTTTTTATTCTAGATATAATACAAAAATAACGGAGAAGAAATAGAGTTGGAGATCAAATTTTCCATCAAAGGATCTCATGCAATTGAGGCCCAGTAGACCTTTATATTATTCTCTCAAAAAATTAGGCCTTGATATCCTTAATTTCTAATTAAGCCCCTCATTTCTGTAATTTCAGGCATCCAGGTTCAGCCTCAATTTATCCGTATTCGTACTAATGCATCCAACTACCGCACTCGTTGTTGATGATTCAGAATTTATGCGTATGTTTCACAGTTGCCATCTAAGAtctcttggtttccaaactcaggagGCTAAGAATGGCCAAGAAGCAGTGCAACTCCACGAGGAAGGAAAGAAATTTGATGTAATCCTTATGGATTACGAAATGCCGATCATGAATGGGGCACAGGTACATATGTCCAAATACTTACTAAGTACATATTTCATTTCTACCGTAATATAAAGAGCTAGGTTTCTAGTACATTCCCAAAACCTACGGTTTAATTTCATAAGTAACCAGTTAGTAAGTgccaattttttcttcttttttcattcATATTGATATTCAAAATTGATTTATGAAGGCTACGAGCAGAATTCGCGAAATGGGAATTCAAAGCGTCATCCTCGGTGTTTCGGGTATCGATGATGAAACTGTTCGAGTAAATTTTGTTCAGTCAGGCTTGACGGAATTTTTCAGCAAGCCCTTGCGTCGTGATATGCTAATCCCTTATTCAAGGTTCGCATAGAGGTCGATTGTTGAGAACAGTATGACCGAATTTAGACATCTAGTGATGAGACAGAATAACGAGAAGAAGTTGATGAATTTCTTTTTTGTAGTTGCTACTAGTGAAGAGCAACCTAAGAGTATTACAAACTACTCATATCTATCAATATCAATGCAATAAATTTGTCTCTCAAGCTTTTATATATAGTCTTGCTTGCATGTCGTTTAAATGTTTTATGCTTAAGCTAAAGAATCAATCAAttcgtatcaaaaaaaaaaaaaagaatcaatcaaACGAAATTATGTATATATATGCACAGGTCAAATATAATTAAATATTATATGCTCGTCGTATTAATTCAGCAACAGCTGATTTTGATGTACGAACTTTCATATGTTCGATTGATTGTTCCACGCGGCCAAGTCAAATTCATCGTCAATCTCACTCATCATTCCATATTCATCAATTTTATGGCTGCTGAGTATGGTCATCTAAATCCCCAAAACTTACATCGTCAGAGTCTGACATATGGGTGTCATGATCAATATTAACTTCCAAATCCGCTACAACTTTAAAAGAGTTAACACCTTGAGGATTTCTCGATGCTTCTTTTTTGCAGTCCCAACCACAAAAGCTGTAACTTTGTTTTGGACATCTTTAAAACAGTATTCCATATAGTTATGCGTATCCAACTGGCGAAGCATGTATGCGACGTAGTTTACTGTACTGTGAAACGAACACAGGTTCTCGATACTGTTCACATGTACTCTGGAATCAATTCGGGTGTTTTCTTTCAGCAAAATTTCAATCGTTCCGAATATGGAATTCTCTGGTGATGCGGAGTTGTTATCGTAGTCTTTTGGATCACTACTTAAAAGGTGGATCACTTTTAGATTTAGACGGCAGCTGACACTATCATGAATTGACAATCCATCCTTAGTTATGATGAAGTTGAGAGAAAGAGATGagatggaatttttaaatttccaGTTGAAATTTTAAATTTCTAGTTGAAGGGTTTGTATGTCACTATATATGCATATTTATAGGATGCCATCTAGGAACTGAGTTATAACAAAGGAAGGTGCAACAATTGGAAACCGGGAAGGAAAACAAAGGAAGGTGCAACAATTGGAAACCGGGAAGGAAATGTCATGGACAAGACACTTCAAAATCTATTCCCTGCAAGTCAAAACTTGCTTTTCAAGACTGTGTATGTATTTGAAATAGAAACCGACGGACACTATAAGTCTAAAACCACGGCCGATCGCGGATTCTTAACTTAGGTCCTGTTGTCGCGGACGAAAGACATGAAAAACCAAGCTCAAACTTGTACCTCCTTACCCAGATAACATGATAATGCAACACCGTTTAATTGGAGGCTCCAAAAAACAATTAGGATCCtaatcaatttatacccataccATAAATCATAGGTGGTTTCCAAAATTGAGCGAAAGGTCTATTTTATGTTTTCCTAATAATAAAAGCTAAAAACCTATCACCCTTTAATCCTAAGTCCCAATTCATTTTCATttctaaacccaaaaaaaaatcagtttcatcttttttttcGCCTCTCTATCGCGACTCCATTAATAACTCcaagattatttttttcttcacctgattagaattttttttcttcacccGATTAAAAAGTAGGTGAACTAAACCTTACTAATCTACTTCCTATTTGCgtttaatttgatgttttgtttgTAAAATTTGATTTCTAACCGAAAAATAGCAGTTAAAGAATAAGGGTCGTCAATCTCGATAATTTTATacgttaacgatttttcatctgcATGTTACTTGTATGAAAAATCGTTGATGTTTAAGGCGTAGGAGATAACGACCATTTTTCTGGGTTTTAAGATTTTTTTCCCTAAAATAGAGTCGTCAGTGTATTATAGAACCAATTGACGATCCTACTCTCACGATCCTTCTTTATACACTAACGACTCATTATAATAAATAACTTTctctctattcaaaaaaaaaatgaaaggatCGTCATGTTAATTTAGTAGGATCGTCATTGTGTACCGTAAAATCGTCATCAAATTTGGTGGAGTCGTCTATGTATAAAAAGAAAATGATAACGACTCTTTGGTATCACTTTTTGGTATAAAAAGACAAAATCAGAGTCGTTGTTTTGTACCATAATTGGGTAAAGTGAAGATCATTGTATAAAATAGTACTCCCTCCATCCAAaattattagtccgctttgactaagtcaagatattaaaaaGACTAGAGGAGGGTACAAAACTACCCCTATTAAATGTTGTGATATTGCCAAAATTAAAAAGAGTATATGGATTATTGAGTATGTGAGAATAATACATATTCAATAATTTAATTATTCATAGAAATatttaaatagaaaataaaaataaaaatctatatGGATTGATTTAGTAGATTTGTTTTCTATTCAGGAGGATATCATTAAAGATTATAAATTGATTGTATTTAAATATAATTTTATGGATTGATTAAGTATATTTGTTTCCTATTCAGAAATTTTTTATTTAAGATTATAAATTGGTTatatttaaaaataattttatatttataaaaaaCTGAAGAGTATATTTGAAagtttgactaaaaaatatgactataaatagAAGTTGGTCAATATTTTAGGACAACGAAATTTAGAACAGAGGACAGAAATTTTAGGACAAAGGAGTACATTATCTTGTATAACGACAAAACTACTATTTGAATAAAGACTATGGTATGACGACTTTTTGGTATAAAGATCAAAAAGCGTCATAGACACAAAATGTTAACTAGAGTCGTTATGGTATAAAATAATACGTTGACGATTTTTGATAACCTACAAAAGTTACAGATTTGAATCGTCAATTTTTGTGACAATACATTGTTGGCATAACGAAGTCGGCAGAGGATAGACCCCCGATAGTAACGACTCTTTCTCTGAGTTGTGGCATAGTGTCTATGATCCCTCTAAAACCTCTTCTTTTTCATCTCAACTTAATAAAACACAAAATTATTTTTCCCCCAAAAATTTAATTCTAAagtctgattttaatctaaccaCACTACTAACTTAATTTGGTTACTTACTAACAACTAATCATTTAAGGGCAGTTTATCTATTTAAAAAGAATTTGGGTAAGAGGTGACTCAAATTAGCTTTTAGTGACATTTTTTGTCCTCTAATGTGAGGTCCCTAATTGTTTTTCAGCCGTGATAGACGCACCGAAACTGTGCACCACGATTTGTACCGAGAGGGGAATGGACGGAAGAGATTAAAAGCTCTAAACATTTGGATAAGGAATGGGCAGTGCGGCTCCCATCTTCTATTTCACTCGGTGCACAGCTCGGTGAGCTGTTTTCGGTGAATGTATAGTTTTTGATTGTTTTTTGGGACCCCAATTAAGCGACGAAAAAGAAGGGTACAAGACGCGATGTCGTTGTAACAATGTGGTAAAGTGATTAAGTACTTAACGGCATCATTGAGCAGAGTTCGAAACTTATCAGCAAAATTTTTTACCcataaaaagaagaataaattgtAAAATCATAATCCACACCTA includes these proteins:
- the LOC113329570 gene encoding two-component response regulator 24-like — protein: MHPTTALVVDDSEFMRMFHSCHLRSLGFQTQEAKNGQEAVQLHEEGKKFDVILMDYEMPIMNGAQATSRIREMGIQSVILGVSGIDDETVRVNFVQSGLTEFFSKPLRRDMLIPYSRFA